A region of the Meles meles chromosome 18, mMelMel3.1 paternal haplotype, whole genome shotgun sequence genome:
ccgccgccgccgcacgCAGGGCGAGGGCACTGGGGTCCGGGGCCGGCCTCCGCAGAGCGCAGTTGGCAGGTACTGGGGTCCGTGCGTGTCGCTCCGAGCAAAGTCGGCGGGCCGGAGTGACGCCGAGGCAGCGGGAATTGTTCCGTTCCACGGGTGTCGTCCGGGACATCCCGTTCTGGGGTCGGAAGCGGCCGGGGCCCTGGCCGGAGGACACGGACGCGAGCGGAGCAGTGGCgagcggggagggggcgggggtgctggCTGAAGAGCCGTCGCGGTGCCGACGCGCCGGGCAGCGGCGGAGCGTGCGGGAGGCGAGACCTCAGGCACGGAACCGCGGGTGGAGTGCGCGGTCCGTGCTGGGGGCGGACCCAAAGTAAGGTCTGGCCTTCACCGGCTCCCGGGAGTCCCCACACCGGCAGCCGTGTCAGCCGTCCCTCCGCGGCCGCCGCCCCTCGCCCCGCGTCTGCGCGCGCTGCGGGATTGCGCCTCGCGACTCGCCGAGGCGGCCGGGAGGGCGGAGCCGGGCCGCGGCGGCCGCGCCTCTTCGGGGAGCTGAAGGCGGGGCATGCAGATTCGGAGTGGCTGCTGGGCGTGGGAGGGCGGGGGCCGCGGGGGATACGGGATTTCTGgttgggagggaggagaaggaagcctCTGCCCCAAAGCGTCTGGGATGTGGATGGGACCGTGGACGGCGCAGAGGCAGTCGGGCGAGGAGTGAGGGTCTGGGCTGTGACCGTGAGTTGAATATGGCTGTTGGGAGGACGGGGGCCCGGCGGGGGGCGCCGGGAgttatcgcttctcggccttttggctaagatcaagtgtagtatctgttcttatcagtttaataTCTGATACGTCCTCTATCCGAGGACATtatattaaatggatttttggGGCAGGGAGTTGGAATAGGAGCTTGCTCCGTCCACTCCACGCATCGACTTGGTATTGCAGTACTTCCAGGAACGGTGCACTTTCCCCACAAAAATGGTGAACGAGAGAGTTGTTTAGTGTTgttgtgtttttggttttcacttgcttgttcttgttctttggtGTGTGGGGGTGGCTTTGcgtctttgtgtttttttttttttctttctttcctcagttAAGATTCTTTCCAGTTCTTGGCTACTGGCAAGCCAAGTCTAAAAGtgacttattttttcctttactgtttttggttttcttttctaactccactctggtctttttttttagcttttcctcCAGCctcattttatatgttttagtGCGGGGCTTTTTTACGTGCtttcctactttctctctctgggtACAGTTCTTTTTCTTCGTGGCTTATATTCCACATTATTGTCCCTTACAGCCCATTGCCTTTTCTTGCTCCTGTTATCTGCACGACACACTCGTGTCCTTCCCGGTGATCTCAACAGCCACACTGTCGATCCTTCCAAACGTTCTTTGCTTGGCTGCCTGGCCTCTCTGAGCGTTCTCCGACCCTTGACCTGGTCAACGACCAATGAATGGTTATAGCCGCGTCCACATCCCATATCACACTGGCCCGtcaccttcttccctcccccgAACCCCTCCGCGCCCTTCGCTACCACCTTTCCGTGTCCCTTCACGCCCAACCCCGCAATGTCCTCCCATCCCTCCTGATGGAGATTAATTTCCTTGCAGGTACCCTCCGCCCCCTTGCCACCTCCTTGGTGCCACCTGCACCTCTGAACATAGCTGGCAGAAAGCCTACCCACCGGGCTCATGTGGCTCACCCCAGCTCTCCGCAGGCCAGGGAAAACTGGGCACCGTCAGCGTTTGCTACCAGCCATCAAGAGGCCCTTACaggaaaggtaaaaataaagCATCGTGGGAGACGGTCGGAATGGAAACGTAGCCCCCCCTACATGTCCCATTGCTTTCGTCCTTTCCAGGTTCTCCACGTCTAGATACCTGCATCCTGCGACACGCTCCCAGCGATCTGCCAGGGTGACCGCCCATCGGCTGTCCCACCCGGCCGGCCCGTGGGATACTGCGTCCGGACCTCCGATCCATCCCCAGCAGGTCTGGCCCACCACTCCTTCCGGTTCTTCTTACGCTTGCCTTGTCAAAAGGTTAACAGCCGAAGACATTTTTTGGTGACCCTTGCTGAACTGCAGATTCCGGATTCGGAGAACATTCATCGGGGACATCGTCATTTGCAGACCTGCGGTGGGAGCTGTCCCTCCGCTAATGGGGCTCACGGACACGGGTTCCTCTGGCCGTGTTCTCGACCGCATTCAACAAAGGCAACATGGAGCCCGCGGGGATGCTGTTTCCCATTCTGGGGGGTCTGCCTTCAGGAAGGAGGACTGGGTCCTTCTTTGTTAGGGCAACGAGACAAGGAGAAAACGGGAGGACGCTGGGTACCGCGTCGGCGACCTGTTCCGAGACCGCTGCAGCGCTCTCCCCTCTGGGAGATTCCTTCATCCCTCCCTTTCCCCGTCCTTGTAGACGTTTTGGTCCTAGCCGCGGAGGGAGGAATAACGGCAGGCAGGCAGAAGTACGCCTTGGGCTGACGACCCAGCAGACGGTGTCGAGACGCCGCGGCGCGTCTTCGGttttgagagaaggaaaagcagctgCGGAAGCTGGCCCGTCGCTCACAGCTAGGCCGGGATGGTCTCCGGTTGGCCACGGGCAGTTTCCCGCAACAGCGGCATCTTTAGAAAGAGAACAGCCGGTGATTGGACTGGCCAGATGAGTCTGTTCGGGGATGGCGGAGGCATCGCACAGTCAGGGACGTGCAAGCTACCGGGAGCCACAAGCAAGTCTGAAGAGGCAAAGGGGAGGTCacgttttttggtttgtttgttttttgtgtttccttccttccttccttccttccttccttccttccttccttccttcactggAAAGTCAGTTTCGATTTCAATtcacggaggacatgggggagGCTTGCTTCGAACACAAGTTCACGGGAGAAGAGCGAGACTTTGAGGTTGTGGCGGTTTCCCATTCGAGGGTGCGCGGTGGTGAGTGCCTTGCTGCTGGGGCAAGAACGGCTCTAGCCTCCTTTTCCTCACAGGCAGGCTATGACCTCCCTGCTCCAGAAGGTTCTCCCTTGTCAGAATCATGtttatcttccttcttcctgctggtTAGGCAGGAGTGGCGCGGGCTCGAGAGCTCCCCTTTCAGGCCTTCCCGAGTCCACCGTCGGCGAGATGTCCTTCCTTTGCGACATCAGCGTGGGGCCAGGCCGCTCTGGGACCGTGGCGAGTCAAGACGGGAGCGAGGCCCGCGCGGTGGTGGGTCTGGTCAGAGCGGAGACAAAAAAGAAGAACGTTGTCGGAACAACAGAACGGACCAAGCACGTCCCCGTACCCCGGCTAACGGGAGTAACTGCTGCCGGACCGACGGGCAGCTCTGGCGTCGCTctggttttcctttctcctgggtGAGATTTATTCAGCGTCCCAAAGTCTGAATTCCCCTGACTGCCCAAAGCATCTGTGGGGCAGCGGGtcatctttctccttctcccctttgaggttgttggggtggggtggggtcgggggggggggtggctggggcTCTGTGACCCAAGACAGATTGAccagagaaaagcaaacagaagtgGATTCGTGCGTATGTCTCACATACACACGGGAGAAGCGGAGGGCTGAGGCGCTCTGTGGGGTAGCTTGAACTTGGGCTTATATAGCCCGTAAcccaaaacaaacaggaaaaagaaaaagaaacgatACATTTTCAGAGAAGTGACAAGACAGAGTAGAAAGGCTTAgagtgtcggggggggggggggggcaaaaggtAGGAAGGGAAATAGAAGGAGCGGGGAGGGGGTAGCGGAAGATAAGGGCCGGCCTGTAGAGTCTGTTAGGTAGAGTCCCCTGGGGCCACTCTCCCGGCCGATAAGGACCCGGGGTTGTCAGTGGTTCACTTCTGTACCCATTCATGTCCCGCTCTGAGGCAGATGGGAAGAGGGCAGAGTTCTTCCTTCTGTCTGTTTCAGCTCAAAACCAGTCCCTGTGTCTGCTTAAGTGGCGTAtaggggggcgggggcaggggcgggggcgagGAGCGAGGTCAGCAAACGCGGCTGCCCTTCCCGTCGTCGTCCCTGGCTTACAGCGTCCCTCGGGCTCACACATCCCCTACGTGATAAGCTGTTCCGGTCACCCTCGCCCCGAAGCGCGTCCCCTCTCACTTTTGCAACAAGCGATGGCCGGGTTGGTCTCGTGACAGGTGTGTTCCTGGTGTGGTGGTCTTTGGCTGGATGGTGTTGCCACGTTAAGAGGGTCCACCGGAGGACCCCTGTGGTAACTGCGATGTGGAATGAGTTTCGTTCTGTCGAAGAAGCaagagttttctctctttctcgtTCCGTACCTCGGAAGGGCCTGATGAGGACGGtgataaatgaccttttcccaaggACAGCTCAGCCCCCTCGAGGTCCTGGAAACCCGGCTTCCGAGATCCCTTGGAGACTTGACGCTCTCCCTGACCAAGTACGCAAGGGGCCGCTCCCCGGGACCCCACCGCAGCTCGTTCCGCCCACGGGCCCCGTCCCCGCGCTTTCTCAGAGTCACCTTTTGGCACCGAAAGTCTCAAGGACTCCTCCTCGGCCGTGGGCTTCGAAGGCTCACGTTCTTTCCTCCACCCTGTGGCGCCCGGACGTGCGGCTTGGCGTCCCGAGGCTCATTTGGATTCAGCCGCGGTGCagactttctcttctcttccttcgcTCTCCTTTCAGGGTCTCTGCAAGGAGGCGGGTCTTCCTGTCCCAGAAACTTGGTGCCCTCTCTCTACTGCTGTCCTTATGCAACGTTGTCTGTCCTGGGCACGGGACGGGACGGCTGCCCGTCTTAAGCCTCCCGTGGGAGGTTTCCTCCTGATGGATCTGAGGTGATCCCGGTCACATCCCCGGTCGGGCCGCTTGCGGCCGAAACCGGTACCCGATGGCgtgcaaaccccccccccccccccgggactcTTTCCTCGGGCAGTTCCCTGTTGGGACTAGCCGTGTTGGAGTGTCGCTTAGGTCCCGGTGGATGTCTGTCTTTACTGTTTTCCTTCGGTGTCCTCGACGAACTCCGTAAGCTACAGAATTCGGTAATTTCCTCCTGTTCTCCGTGGGTTAAAGACTGCGAGTTCTTCAAGGCAGGGTAAAAGTAAGGCGTGACCTTCACGGCACAACCTTCAAGGCACGGTGTTTCGGTCCTTGCGCCTGTAGTCTTGCGTCTGTAGCCTAGGATGcggtggggggagcgggggggtACGGTAGCCTCCCTCCTCCAGGCGTCCTTGGCGGCAGGAGTCACAGCGATTTAATCTTTCGGGGGACGCCCCGGGTCGCTCTGACACCAGGGAATCGGATCTGCCCTGCGTGGGATGGCGCCCGGCGGTCGGGTTGGGTGGGGCTGCGGATTGTCTAGGTGATGGACCTTCTCGTCTTCAGTTCCCAAGGACTCTCCCGTGGGTGCCTTTCAACCCACCGGAAACCATTGGGATTGCAAAACTTAGGGAAGGACTGAGCCCCTGTAACGCTGCCTGGGTTGGGTGGGATCCATCGGTTCGATGTCCTCTGCGGGAAATGGGGCAGATGGACCTAGGGGACCTTCACGGCTCTTTGCCAGGACCCCCGAGCTAAGGGCCTCTTGGGGAATGTGTTCACCTGAAGGGGTCGGCTGGTAAAACTCCCCTCCTGCCCTTGTGGACGATAATTATCTAGTCGGGGCGCCTCCGGATAAAGCCAGGCCGCTGGAGGAAACAtagcgcccccccgccccccagcaaagGGGACTCTTGTCTCTCACTGTTCCTCCTCCTCGTAGATGTGGGGACTAGGCTTCTCCCTCGCTCATTTTCCGGGTCTGGAGCCAACGGCGGTTGGCCTCCCTCGGGACGGGGGCCGGAAGGAATGTTCCCG
Encoded here:
- the LOC123930058 gene encoding uncharacterized protein LOC123930058, whose product is MTPSQLLDRESPVTMTVLGGLQIPAQPIHLARKGPKCVNRASREHSNVALTPRRRRSAWLERRSSKRRRGTIFTTTRKGRPLAPLAPPAPASHPNSVATRSCWRAWGGRWRPRRPAGILGTLRRVRRGRRRRRRRRTQGEGTGVRGRPPQSAVGRFSTSRYLHPATRSQRSARVTAHRLSHPAGPWDTASGPPIHPQQIPDSENIHRGHRHLQTCGGSCPSANGAHGHGFLWPCSRPHSTKATWSPRGCCFPFWGVCLQEGGLGPSLLGQRDKEKTGGRWVPRRRPVPRPLQRSPLWEIPSSLPFPVLVDVLVLAAEGGITAGRQKYALG